DNA from Leucobacter aridicollis:
TGCAGTCGGGTGGCTCGGATCAGTGGGGCAACCTCACGAGCGGTACCGAGCTTATCCGTAAGGCGGAGGGCGCGAGCGTGCACGCGATTGGTACGCCGCTCATCACGAACGCCGACGGCACGAAGTTCGGCAAGAGCGAGGGCAACGCCATCTGGCTGAACCCCGAGATGTGCTCGCCCTACGCCTTCTACCAGTTCTGGCTGAATCAGGCTGACGCTGACGTCGTGGACCGCCTGAAGGTGTTCACGTTCCTCACCCGCGCCGAGATCGAGGACTACGCGACGCAGGTCGCTGAAGAACCGTTCAAGCGCGCCGCGCAGAAGCGTCTCGCGCTGGAGGTGACGACCCTGGTGCACGGCGCGAAGGCGACGCAGGGCGCCATCGACGCATCGGCGGCGCTGTTCGGCCAGGGCGAGCTCTCCGAGCTTGACGAAGCATCGCTCGCGGGCGCCGTATCTGAGCTGCCCGTGGCCGCGGGCGCGGCTGGTGCCAGCATCGCCCAGCTGCTCGTCGACGCCGGGCTCGTGAAGAGCCTCGGTGAGGCTCGCCGTGCGATCGCGCAGGGCGGCGTCTACGTGAACAACGCGAAGGTCGAGTCCGAGGACGCCGAGCTCGCGGCAGCGGACCTGCTGCACGGCAAGTTCGCGGTGCTGCGCCGCGGCAAGAAGACGCTCGCCGCGGTGCGCGCGTAGCGCAAGGCACGGTTCTCAGGGGCCGGGGAGGATCGCCAGAACCGGTGATCCTCCCCGGCTCTTGTTTGTGAGGATTGCGCAAAGCGTTCGGGACGCCGTGTATGGCGCTGCTACGTTTTCGCTATGACAACTCGACACCGTCGTCGCTGGGCTCGGCGAACCATCATCGGAACCGTCCTCGTGCTCGCGCTCGCCGCAACCGCGTTCTTCGCGCTCGCCCCGGGGATCGCTGAGCGGAGCATGAACGAGGTCACGGGCGACCCGATCCCCGACGTTTCGGCCGAGGCCGCCGCGCTGCACGCCAAGCTCGCGGTCGCAGACCTTCACTCGGACACGCTGATGTGGGACCGCTCGCTGAACACCCGCGCTGACCGTGGCCACGTCGACGTCCCGAGGTTGGAAGAGGGCAACGTAGCGCTGCAGGTGTTCTCGTCGGTGTCGAAGTCGCCAAAGGGCCAGAACTACGAGTCGAACACGGGCGACACTGACAACATCACCCTGCTGTCGTTCGCGCAGCTGCAACCGCCAAAGACCTGGTTCTCGCTGCTCGAGCGGTCGAGGTATCACGCCGCGAAACTCGCCCGTGACGCCGAGGCCTCGGGTGGCGCGCTGCGCGTGATCACCACCCGCGCCGAGCTCGAGCAGCTCCTCGTCGACAGGTCGGAGGGCGACCCCGTGATCGGGGCGCTGTTCTCGGTCGAGGGGCTGCAGAACCTCGAGGGTGACCTTGAGAACCTCGACGTGCTGTTCGAGGACGGGATGCGGATGGCCGGCCTCACGCACTTCTTCGACAACGAGCTCGCAGATTCGATGCACGGCGTCGGGAAGGGCGGTCTGACTGACATGGGCCGCGAGGCGATCGCGAAAATGGAAAGCCTTGGAATCGTCGTCGACATCGCCCATGCCAGCCACCAGACGATCTCAGAGGTGCTCGAGATGGCCGAGAAGCCCGTCGTCGCGAGTCACGGCGGCGTCCAAGCAACCTGCGATGTGAACCGCAACCTCACGGACGAGGAGATTCGCGGCGTCGCCAAGACCGGCGGCGTGATCGGGATCGGGTACTGGGATGCGGCGGTCTGTGAGCTCACGCCCCAGGCGGTCGTCGACGCGATTGATCACGTCGTGCAGATCGGCGGAATCGAGACGGCGGCGCTTGGCAGCGACTACGACGGGTCAACCGAGGTTGCCTGGGATACGAGCCACCTCGCGATCATCACGCAGGAGCTCATGAACCGCGGCTACGGTGAGGATGACATTCACGCGATCATGGGTGGCAACACGATTCGGGTGCTCGCGGAGACCCTGCCAGCGGAGTAGTCAGCTGGCGTGGCCGGTGTGCTCTGGCGGAATCAGGGTTCTCCAAACGCCGCGCTCAGGCGATCTCCTTCGCCGTACTGTTCCTTGTGCATCCGCAGGTTGGCCCAGGTGTCAACCCGTGCGATCTCGGGGCGGGAACGGAGGCTGTCGGCGAGCCCGAGGATCTCGTCGTTGGAGGACCCCGAGAGCGTCGCGATAAGGTCGTATCCGCCAGAGGCGACGGCGAGGAACTCTGGACGCAACTCCTTTACACACTTGAGGGCGGCCTCAAGCGGGCCCCGGACCTGAATCCCGGCCCCGACGGTGATCGCCGCAGAGTGACTGCCTCGAACCGGGATCCCGACGACCTTCACGGCGCCGTGGCGGGTCAGCCGAGTGAATCGAAGGCGAGCCCCGCTCGCGGAGATCCCGGCTGCTGCCGCGAGTTCCCGAAACGTTGCGCGGCCGTCGTGCTGCAGGTGGCGAATGATTGCGCGGTCGGCGTCGTCGAGGACGAAACCAGTTCCGCCCGTGCGGATGGGCGAGTACAGGTTCATCTCGATGCTGTCATAGTGATGTACCCGGAGCTCACGGACGTGTGGGAGCTGCCGGATCCGGTCGATGGTATCCCGAAGGTGTGGATCGGCTCCGGTGCGGATTTCGGCATCGAGTCCGTAGCTTCCAGTGATCTCGGCGACGAACGTGGTTTCTGGCATCGCGACGACCGCTTCGCGTGCGGCAGCGATGGGACCGTCGAGGGCTATCTGAACGTACGCGAAGCGTTCGAGGTTCAGGAGGTCGGGACTGATCGACACGGTGATGCGTAATTCGTCGTGTTCGAGTGCCGATTGAACGATGTGCGTCACGAGCCGCCTCGTGCTTCCGTATTTGGCCGCGATCTGGGCGTAGCTGGCCCGACCATTCTCGCGAAGTTCGTCCAGCACCTTCGCCCGGAGGTCGTCTGCAACCTGGTTCACTTCCACGGTCGATCTCCAAACCCACTCGGTCGGGTGCGAAGTTTTCGCACCACTCAGCATGCTAGTTGAAGATGCCGACGCGGTTGTGCACCAAAATCGTGCATTTGCGCATAATCATCCGGCGTAAGGTGCGAATGCGTTTGCATGCGGTTCGATGTCGGACTTAGGCTTTCTCCGACTTACGAAGGTGTACGACCGGGACTCACAAGGAGGTCAGACCCAGATGTCTGAATTTATTGAACTAGATGCGGAAGTTGAGCGTCGCCTTGCGCTCCTCGAAACAGAGGAGGCCGCGGATTCGGTGCACGCCGCAATGAGCGGAACCAGCTTGTCCATCTTTCTCGCCGTCGCCGCCGGGATCGTCGCTGTCTCGATTGTGACGGTCCTGCTGTGAGCGCGCGGCGCGAGCGGGCGAGCGTTGACGCCGATATCGCGAAGGAGGCGGTTTACGGATCTCTCCCGCTGCTGAAGCACGAACGCACCTGGAGCGGCGGGGATTTCAGCTGGGTGACGCTGAGCCTCGCCATCGCTACCTGGGCATTCCTCACGGGCGGCTCGACAGTGCTCCTCGTCGGGTTCACCGACGGCATCGCAGCAATGCTGATCGGGAACAGCATCGGCCTCGCGATCATGGTGCTCGGGAGCGTGTTGTTTAGTCAACGGCTGGGCATTGAGCAGTACAAGGTGCTGAAGTCGGTCTTCGGAGCGATCGGAGTTGGCATCGTTGTCTTCGTTGTCGTGCTGCTGACTGAAATGGGCTGGACCTCGCTTCTCGGGGTGATGTTTGGTCGCGCCTTCTCGGAGATCTCGAACCAGGCATTTGGCACCGACTTTGCGCAGTTCGGTCCCCTCGTCACCGTGTTCGCGCTGCTTGCGATCTTTATCGGGTGGATCATTCTGTCCCGCGGGCCCGTCACGATTAGTAAGCTCAACCGCTTCGTTGCGCCCGGTCTGCTCGTCGTGGTGGCGCTCATGATGGTGCTCTTGATGACCCACTACAGTTGGGGTGAGCTACTGGCGGCAGAACCCATCGCGCCGTTCGCCGACGAACAGCTGAACTTCATGATGGCGGTTGAGTTTAACCTCGGTGCGGGCCTGTCGTGGTGGCCTGTCATGGGCACCCTGGCGCGGCTGACACGCGGCCCGCGTGCGGCGGTGTGGCCCGCATATGGCGGCATCTTCATCGGTACCGTCGTCGCGCAGCTCGTCGGCATGGCTGCGGGACTGCTGTTCGGGCAGGCGGACCCGACCTCGTGGATGGTGCCGCTCGGAGGGCCCGTCCTGGGCGTTCTGACGCTCCTCTTCGTCGGGTTTGCGAACGTCACGAGTATGGCCTCTATCGCGTACTCGACAGTCCTCGCGGTAAAGCAATCGAGTGGTAGGGCGCTCTCGCGCCTGCGCTGGCCGGTGCTCGCGGGGGGCTTCCTCGCCTTGCCCGCCGTGCTGAGCTTCTTCCCGGGGTTCATGTACGAGCAGTTCATGACCTTCGTCGTGGTGAGCGGCGCATTCATTGCGGCAATCTGCGGCGTGATCATCGCTGACTACTTCATCCTGCGCCGCCAGGTCGTCCCGCTTCGGGCGCTGTACGCGAGTGGCCTACAAGATCCGCTGCGCTTCAGCCGCGGCGTCAACGTCGCTGCGATCGCGGCGGTGATCATCGCGTCCGCGTTCTACCTGTGGGTCTATAACCCGATCACGCTCGAAACGCAGCCGCTCTTCCGGTTCGCGACGGCGACGGTCCCTGCCGTGCTGATCGCTATGGGGAGCTACCTCGTGTTGAACCTGCTCTTGTATGTGCGCTGCGGCCGCGGTGCGTATGGGGAAAGCGATACCTTTGCGGCCGCTGGAAGGAAGTAGTTAGTCATGGCTGAATCACTCACCGTTCGCTCCGCTGTGTATCACGCAGACAGTGGCGACAGGCTTGCCGTCGAGACACTCACGCTGGACCCCCCTGGGCATGGCGAAGTGCGTATCGCGGTGCGCGCGGCGGGCGTGTGCGGCTCGGACCGTCACGTCATCGACGGCGAGTGGAACGTGCCGCTGCCAGCGGTCATGGGGCATGAGGCGGCCGGCGTGGTCGAAGCGATCGGTCAGGGCGTGCGTGAACTCGCTGTGGGGGACCACGTCATCATCGCCTGGCACCAGGCGTGCCAGCGATGCGCCGAGTGCACCGGCGGGAAGCCGTGGGCGTGCATGCGCGTCAAATCGAATGACTCTCAGCTGCCCGACGGCACGACGCGCTGGCGGACGCTCGACGGGGCAGCGGCCTGGCCCTACCTCGCCGTCGGGGCGATGAGCGATCACGTCGTGGTGCCTGACTTCGCGGCGATCAAGGTTGACGAGCGGGTGCCGTTCGATATCGCAAGCCTCATCGGGTGCTCGGTGGGGACCGGATACGGTGCGGTCGTCAACAACGCCAAGGTTGTGGCGGGCGAGGCCGCTGTAGTGGTTGGGGCTGGCGGGGTCGGACTCTCGATCATCTCGGCCCTCCGGCTTGCGGGAGCGCACCCGATCATTGCGGTGGACGTCACCCCCGAAAAGCTAACCGAAGCCGCTCGCGTTGGGGCCACGCACGGCCTCATCGGTGGGCCGAACCTCGCCTCGGAGGTTGCGGCGCTCACCGCGGGTGGCGCCGACGTGGCGTTCGAAGCGATCGGCCGCATCCAGACAATGGCGCAGCTTCCTGCACTCATCCGCCCTGGAGGGCGAGCCGTGTTCGTTGGGTTGCCGCCCGAAGGGCAGACGCTTGAGCTTGATGCGTTGCAGCTGGCCTACGACGGGAAGATAATCATCGGGTCGAACTACGGGGGGCTCGTGCCTGCTCGAGACTTTCCGCGGGTGGCCGCCGCCTATCTCGCGGGTGAGCTGCCGCTCGACGAGCTGATTAGCTCGAGGGTCTCGTTGGACGAGGTCAATGACGCGTTTGACGCGATGCGCCGCGGCGAGCGCACGCGAA
Protein-coding regions in this window:
- a CDS encoding Lrp/AsnC family transcriptional regulator, with translation MEVNQVADDLRAKVLDELRENGRASYAQIAAKYGSTRRLVTHIVQSALEHDELRITVSISPDLLNLERFAYVQIALDGPIAAAREAVVAMPETTFVAEITGSYGLDAEIRTGADPHLRDTIDRIRQLPHVRELRVHHYDSIEMNLYSPIRTGGTGFVLDDADRAIIRHLQHDGRATFRELAAAAGISASGARLRFTRLTRHGAVKVVGIPVRGSHSAAITVGAGIQVRGPLEAALKCVKELRPEFLAVASGGYDLIATLSGSSNDEILGLADSLRSRPEIARVDTWANLRMHKEQYGEGDRLSAAFGEP
- the tyrS gene encoding tyrosine--tRNA ligase; this encodes MNERTELMANQRIDDSFPTLWAELEWRGLIHVSTDADALSELLEGEPFAYYCGFDPTASSLHLGHLVQLLLMRRLQLKGHRPLGLVGGSTGLIGDPRPTSERTLNSRETVAQWVDSLGEQVSKYLSFEGDNAARLVNNLDWTAPLSAIDFLREIGKYFRVGTMIKKDIVAKRLDSDEGISYTEFSYQILQGLDYLELYRQYDCKLQSGGSDQWGNLTSGTELIRKAEGASVHAIGTPLITNADGTKFGKSEGNAIWLNPEMCSPYAFYQFWLNQADADVVDRLKVFTFLTRAEIEDYATQVAEEPFKRAAQKRLALEVTTLVHGAKATQGAIDASAALFGQGELSELDEASLAGAVSELPVAAGAAGASIAQLLVDAGLVKSLGEARRAIAQGGVYVNNAKVESEDAELAAADLLHGKFAVLRRGKKTLAAVRA
- a CDS encoding alcohol dehydrogenase catalytic domain-containing protein — protein: MAESLTVRSAVYHADSGDRLAVETLTLDPPGHGEVRIAVRAAGVCGSDRHVIDGEWNVPLPAVMGHEAAGVVEAIGQGVRELAVGDHVIIAWHQACQRCAECTGGKPWACMRVKSNDSQLPDGTTRWRTLDGAAAWPYLAVGAMSDHVVVPDFAAIKVDERVPFDIASLIGCSVGTGYGAVVNNAKVVAGEAAVVVGAGGVGLSIISALRLAGAHPIIAVDVTPEKLTEAARVGATHGLIGGPNLASEVAALTAGGADVAFEAIGRIQTMAQLPALIRPGGRAVFVGLPPEGQTLELDALQLAYDGKIIIGSNYGGLVPARDFPRVAAAYLAGELPLDELISSRVSLDEVNDAFDAMRRGERTRSVIVFPADPSAD
- a CDS encoding purine-cytosine permease family protein, whose translation is MSARRERASVDADIAKEAVYGSLPLLKHERTWSGGDFSWVTLSLAIATWAFLTGGSTVLLVGFTDGIAAMLIGNSIGLAIMVLGSVLFSQRLGIEQYKVLKSVFGAIGVGIVVFVVVLLTEMGWTSLLGVMFGRAFSEISNQAFGTDFAQFGPLVTVFALLAIFIGWIILSRGPVTISKLNRFVAPGLLVVVALMMVLLMTHYSWGELLAAEPIAPFADEQLNFMMAVEFNLGAGLSWWPVMGTLARLTRGPRAAVWPAYGGIFIGTVVAQLVGMAAGLLFGQADPTSWMVPLGGPVLGVLTLLFVGFANVTSMASIAYSTVLAVKQSSGRALSRLRWPVLAGGFLALPAVLSFFPGFMYEQFMTFVVVSGAFIAAICGVIIADYFILRRQVVPLRALYASGLQDPLRFSRGVNVAAIAAVIIASAFYLWVYNPITLETQPLFRFATATVPAVLIAMGSYLVLNLLLYVRCGRGAYGESDTFAAAGRK
- a CDS encoding dipeptidase gives rise to the protein MTTRHRRRWARRTIIGTVLVLALAATAFFALAPGIAERSMNEVTGDPIPDVSAEAAALHAKLAVADLHSDTLMWDRSLNTRADRGHVDVPRLEEGNVALQVFSSVSKSPKGQNYESNTGDTDNITLLSFAQLQPPKTWFSLLERSRYHAAKLARDAEASGGALRVITTRAELEQLLVDRSEGDPVIGALFSVEGLQNLEGDLENLDVLFEDGMRMAGLTHFFDNELADSMHGVGKGGLTDMGREAIAKMESLGIVVDIAHASHQTISEVLEMAEKPVVASHGGVQATCDVNRNLTDEEIRGVAKTGGVIGIGYWDAAVCELTPQAVVDAIDHVVQIGGIETAALGSDYDGSTEVAWDTSHLAIITQELMNRGYGEDDIHAIMGGNTIRVLAETLPAE